A window from Candidatus Hydrogenedentota bacterium encodes these proteins:
- a CDS encoding HEAT repeat domain-containing protein, translated as MDAIHALMGEPDSQDSGEAAWNQVLPLREQLGKSGPEAVPAIVSRIENEPNTRTRAVFVYALGMIPGEEVDRFLLRLFCFDRTAGHVAGFQLVWRTEHFGPFTFRVPDEQMEAMLDMVRDRPAMGAGDPMRILGKCHGNEQAPIAKTVLERFLKEVKAPDDLAPVGVSYLSPRTSMLNKFLLAFGHMPEGMVPLLREAHVTAEREGDRELAKWLLMALGFCGDGGAGDALREIVLHDTDRYVRCLAIRAYRRAAGVKAVPVLRPLLEDTTETEYHADFPPARLIIQNTARAMLMSILRESFGEKEISYEKFEALLDAVERGETPPK; from the coding sequence ATGGACGCCATCCACGCGCTGATGGGGGAACCGGACTCGCAGGACAGCGGTGAGGCAGCCTGGAATCAGGTGCTGCCGCTCAGAGAACAGTTGGGCAAGAGCGGCCCCGAAGCGGTTCCGGCGATTGTGTCCCGAATCGAAAACGAGCCGAACACGCGGACGCGGGCGGTGTTTGTATACGCCTTGGGCATGATCCCCGGCGAGGAGGTGGACCGTTTCCTGCTGCGGCTGTTCTGCTTTGACCGGACGGCGGGGCATGTGGCGGGCTTCCAGCTTGTATGGCGAACGGAGCATTTCGGACCGTTCACTTTCCGGGTGCCCGACGAACAGATGGAGGCCATGCTGGACATGGTGCGGGACCGGCCCGCCATGGGAGCGGGGGACCCCATGCGCATCCTTGGAAAATGCCATGGGAACGAACAGGCGCCCATTGCCAAGACGGTGCTGGAGCGTTTCCTGAAAGAGGTGAAAGCGCCCGATGACCTTGCGCCGGTCGGCGTCTCCTACCTGTCGCCCCGCACATCCATGCTGAACAAGTTCCTGCTGGCATTTGGACACATGCCGGAGGGCATGGTCCCCCTGCTGCGGGAGGCCCATGTGACGGCGGAGCGGGAGGGTGACCGGGAACTGGCCAAGTGGCTCCTCATGGCCCTCGGCTTCTGCGGGGATGGCGGTGCTGGTGATGCCCTTCGGGAGATTGTGCTGCACGACACGGACCGGTATGTTCGCTGCCTGGCAATACGCGCCTACAGGCGGGCGGCGGGTGTGAAGGCCGTCCCGGTGCTCCGACCGCTCCTTGAGGACACCACGGAGACGGAATACCATGCCGACTTTCCACCGGCCCGACTCATCATACAGAACACGGCCCGCGCCATGCTTATGAGTATCCTGCGAGAATCGTTTGGAGAAAAAGAGATTTCTTATGAAAAATTCGAAGCGCTACTGGATGCCGTGGAACGCGGGGAAACCCCACCCAAATGA